The following coding sequences are from one Panicum hallii strain FIL2 chromosome 5, PHallii_v3.1, whole genome shotgun sequence window:
- the LOC112894665 gene encoding peroxidase 1-like produces the protein MRMRSCLAAPVALVAAVCLLLPAACLAQLQVGFYNTSCPNAEALVRQAVTAAFANNSGVAPGLIRLHFHDCFVRGCDASVLLTVNPAGGPTEREAPPNFPSLRGFEVIDAAKAAVERSCPRTVSCADILAFAARDSVNLTGNTFYQVPAGRRDGRVSNASDAIQFLPGPNSTAQNLTDGFGLKGLSTEDMVVLSGSHTIGRSHCDSFLFRNRERLANGTISPAYQALLEALCPPNTSPLTLITTEIDLSTPTVLDNNYYKLLPLNLGLHFSDDQLIRNATLAPFANAFAANETLWKEKFAAAMIKMGNIEVNTGTQGEIRLNCSVVNPGSSAAGIEMLFPAGDATADEVATS, from the exons atgaggatgaggagcTGCCTGGCCGCCCCAGTGGcgctcgtcgccgccgtgtGCCTGCTGCTGCCGGCGGCGTGCCTGGCGCAGCTGCAGGTGGGGTTCTACAACACCTCCTGCCCCAACGCCGAGGCGCTCGTGAGGCAGGCCGTCACGGCGGCCTTCGCCAACAACTCCGGCGTCGCGCCCGGGCTCATCCGGCTCCATTTCCATGACTGCTTTGTCAGG GGCTGCGACGCCTCCGTTCTCCTGACCGTGAACCCCGCCGGCGGCCCCACGGAGCGCGAGGCGCCGCCCAACTTTCCCAGCCTCCGCGGCTTCGAGGTGATCGACGCCGCGAAGGCCGCCGTGGAGCGCAGCTGCCCGCGCACTGTTTCCTGCGCCGACATCCTCGCGTTCGCGGCCCGCGACAGCGTCAACCTCACCGGCAACACCTTCTACCAGGTCCCGGCGGGCCGCCGCGACGGGCGCGTGTCCAACGCGTCGGACGCCATCCAGTTCCTCCCGGGGCCGAACAGCACGGCGCAGAACCTCACCGACGGCTTCGGCCTCAAGGGCCTCAGCACCGAGGATATGGTGGTGCTGTCCGGCTCCCACACCATCGGCCGCTCCCACTGCGACTCCTTCCTGTTCCGGAACAGGGAGCGGCTGGCGAACGGGACCATCAGCCCGGCGTACCAGGCGCTGCTGGAGGCGCTGTGCCCGCCCAACACAAGCCCTCTCACGCTCATCACGACGGAGATCGACCTGAGCACGCCGACGGTGCTCGACAACAACTACTACAAGCTGCTGCCGCTCAACCTGGGCCTGCACTTCTCCGACGACCAGCTCATCCGCAACGCCACGCTCGCGCCCTTCGCCAACGCCTTCGCCGCCAACGAGACGCTCTGGAAGGAGAAGTTCGCCGCCGCCATGATCAAGATGGGCAACATCGAGGTCAACACCGGCACGCAGGGGGAGATCCGCCTCAACTGCAGCGTCGTCAACCCGGGGTCGTCGGCCGCCGGGATCGAGATGCTGTTCCCGGCCGGAGATGCTACAGCCGACGAGGTAGCCACCAGCTGA